In Helianthus annuus cultivar XRQ/B chromosome 9, HanXRQr2.0-SUNRISE, whole genome shotgun sequence, the following are encoded in one genomic region:
- the LOC110879726 gene encoding uncharacterized protein LOC110879726: MAAPTTTATAFLKTVDRLRISPANSPPLRPPFPAKKSSRILAMAPKKKVNKYDSGWKKEWFGAGIFFEGSEQVDVDVFKKLEKRKVLSNVEKAGLLSKAEELGLTLSSIENLGLLSKAEELGLLSLLETAAGYSPAALASAALPVLVAAILAVVLIPDDSTVLVVVQTVVAGTLAATGAGLFVGSIVLDGLQEAD; this comes from the exons ATGGCGGCTCCGACTACCACTGCAACTGCTTTTCTCAAGACAGTTGACCGTCTTCGTATCTCTCCCGCAAACTCTCCGCCGCTCCGTCCTCCGTTTCCCGCCAAAAAATCCTCCAGAATTTTAGCTATGGCACCGAAGAAGAAG GTGAACAAGTATGACAGTGGTTGGAAAAAGGAGTGGTTTGGGGCGGGGATCTTCTTCGAAGGAAGCGAACAAGTTGATGTGGACGTGTTCAAGAAGCTGGAGAAGCGTAAAGTATTAAGCAATGTAGAGAAGGCAGGGCTGTTGTCAAAAGCGGAGGAGCTAGGGCTTACTCTCTCTTCTATTGAGAATTTAGGGCTTTTGTCGAAAGCCGAAGAGTTAGGGCTTCTCAGCTTGCTTGAAACGGCTGCAGGATACTCTCCTGCAGCTTTAGCGTCGGCTGCGCTGCCAGTTCTGGTGGCGGCGATTCTAGCAGTTGTTTTGATACCGGATGATTCTACTGTTTTGGTGGTGGTGCAGACCGTCGTAGCAGGTACGCTTGCTGCTACTGGAGCTGGATTGTTTGTTGGTTCGATTGTGTTAGATGGATTACAGGAAGCTGATTAG